In Parasteatoda tepidariorum isolate YZ-2023 unplaced genomic scaffold, CAS_Ptep_4.0 HiC_scaffold_2703, whole genome shotgun sequence, the genomic window TGACTCCTTATTACATACAATGtcttaaaaattgtacattttaacaaaaaaaattaactaaaaatgtgattttaaaaaaatatttaccttcaATCGCCAAACTTATTTCAGAGTAAATTCCCACACCcaaattaggcaagatcaagtatttgtattaatgcaacaaaaaatttttaccccagtgatattgatattattttatagtttaaacttGCATCGATTTCCCCATAATTTCCTAATGATAtccatgaaaaaatttcaatacaagtttgaattgttcaattttttttttttaaatttgaagtctAAATCTcagtaaatcaaaaatagtgcatttttttcacaatttcctTTTCTgagagaaaatatgaaataaaatttattaagtataaatatcAAGCATACTTTTTCtagggatttaattaaaatcaaagataCACTTTTACACAAGATTCCTTCTTTATACTCTATGCATTTATGAAATACTAGAGCTAaggtttttgaattttcaatttaaaaagttcagcaatcataaaaatttttaaatcttaaaaattcatgctgttaaataatacaatataaaattatttatttaaaaatttaaaaaaattattatgttagaaacacaagtttaaattttcataaagtaaaatagagtgtaaaaaattgccatcactaaaagacaaaaaaaatctgctaaatactttttaaattaacattaaaaacaaacaaaaagctAAAACAGAATTGAAAACGTCGATGctgatgaaatagaaaaaaaaatctattacaaTTAAGCAGACAGTGTAAGCTTTTCttgttaaatcatttaattttatgcagtacaatttaagaaataacttaattctttagcaacaaacatttttcttaatttgaaattacttttcaatttttcttcgtAATTCTTTTCtgagcttaaataaaaaaacaatcataagaaaatttaaaataaaaattaagcatttcattttacaaacatTGTGTTAGTATGTCAGGCTTGGGAtgtattcattataaattagacttaaaatattttacaactgtTTAAGAATTTGGAAGAGTTTTTaacttattctaaatatttattattctgatttatttgtttcataaatagcAAGTTTTACAAACTGAAACATTGATTTTAACAATAATGTAGGTTTATAACACACTGTAACATAAAAATAGATCTAGGTATTGTGAAagcaaaaaattgcttttttctcgtaatttaatttttttttaaatacgtgcAAAGACTGGCATTTGTTAACCAAAGATATTTACTACTATAAGCGCTATTTTTGTATAAAGATTGCcaatttcaattccaattaaaatatattaaatgagtaatgaaactaataaatcatatcactaataaaaatgtaaaaaggttctaaaaaaatttgctattctACTTttgagtattaaataaatataaaaattaacatactatcatatttaagattagctttaaattattataagcacTTAACTACACACATATatagagttaaataaaattaagaaaataaaaaaaaaatgtgaaataatctTTTCCAAAAACTATGAGAAACgacaaaaaaaacaagtttaaaaaaaattgtttaaaacccAAAGAGAGGATGCAACTAATGTAATGCACAAAGCTGGATTGTAAAACCAGACTAGTGAGACTAATCTATATTCTAAGCGGTGTAATCGAATCATCAATGTGTTTTGGGGATCAAACCTATGCTTACACGTTTtagacttaaaatttaaagttgagaTTGGATAAATTTAGTTGAATAGAGGAATAAACAAAAGTGTACATTAAAAACtcattatcatatattttaaaagaaaactatccATACTCACCAAAACGAGTTTCAAATACAGGATGCCGTAAGTCACTTTCCATGTAATAAGTAGACTAAAACAAAATACgcatatattgaaaatataacataaaattgttgaaataaaaaaatacccttAGCAggttaattacaaataatagagttggtaattaattttatttcattcgtattattgtttttaatgttttaaacatgatttaaaCTGTCATGGCCAAAATTCTAATCCAAAAATTTATGTCTAAAACTGTCAAAagccttaaatattaaatatttgttataagaTGAGCATTAGTGCAATTCTTAAGATACTCATGGTGTCAGATGTTGAATTATCATGAATTTTactatcataaattttattatcaaaattactttttgacataaaaatgaGAGTCTCAAAAATTAgctcaaataataataacaatctaTGACATATGATATAGGTAATGTTTACAGTAACCATTAAGAGAAAGGAAGTatgcacaaaataattttaacggaTTGTAAGTAGGtattaaattgcatataaaattaaccttaattatactaaaaatgtaaagcatttcaaaatataattaacgtCATTCCAGTTAGTttcatcaatattaattaatttcatacaaGTGTTGTCAATTTTCCTTAAGTAGAATGAATTTTCAAAGcctgaaaatgacattttaataaataaNTGTTGTCAATTTTCCTTAAGTAGAATGAATTTTCAAAGcctgaaaatgacattttaataaataataatttggcattgaataataatcattaacaattttatttgaatttttcagtttttattatttcaatatttcacaaTTCAAGAGGATaatattcaatgattttttagaggttttgaaaattgataattGGCCATTGtgatttttgaaagattaaattttaagttagcGAATTAAAGTCCTTGTCAGCTTATAAACTTATTAGTGGAACCATTTGTTTATCATCAAATTTACAAGTACAAAATCAATTATGGCattattcaatttgttttgttaacagATTCATGACAGCAAGAAATCTAAATCAAAACAAAggcaggtactttatttacgtcacacaagagctgcacaatgggctattgcaGCTCTTGTGTGAGCTCTTGTgtgagctgcacaatgggaaacatcccggagaatgatctgaagacatgccatcgcaattttgatcctctgcagagtggatagctcccctgctttggtagcccatcGAACTGTGCAAAGTCAAGCACTTTATGGCAGAACAATTTAAGGAGGACCAATACCttcaccctcggtccctaagcaggctgatcaaagttgtcacccacccgcttactgagcGAAGCCATtcatgcttgactttggtgttctactgggaaccgtgtctttacaatcagtccactgcaggaccATCAAATCAAAGAGTGACATAAAACTGTTTAACTGAAAAGTGAAATAAAGCTGTTAAGTCGAAAGGTGCACTACAATGCCTTTCGTCTGCTTTCTATGAAATTGTCCTTTATCAGGTGTTTTATTACGACGCTAGGTTCTTTTCCTCTTGCCCTTATAcgtcaaattattttcaacctCTCTAGACATGCGGTTCAGGGTTTGTCAGAATGCGGAAGGGCCTGATGTCAGGATATGAGGAATTTTCTTCTAATCAAAATAGGGACTAGCTTTCAGTTTTATACCTATTCTGACAGATAAATAGAAAAGGTTCTCTTTGACTTTTACTAGGATTAGCTTCAActcttttaacattaaattttagctactgacttatttgaaatttccaaaagaaagttaagttttataaatttgcacAAATATGAATAACTGAATCCTATTTTACAGTTATGCTCATACTGTAGAGCAAAACTAATATTATTCTGTTCTTATGCAAATTAGTTATACTATTAGTGATCATCCGCTTATAGGAATCAAATGCTTCaggtataaatttaataaagtgcCAGACACTGTTTTAAATCacagaataaatttatgatagCACATTTAATAGTCTTTGACTaaatttcatattgaaaaaaatatcttttaaatttaatttttttttaaaaatatttccttaaaatatgcttaaataacatatttctaaccagaattatattaagaaacaaGATAACTTGAATTGTCAAGtttaagaatgtaatttatACAGTCAATTCTTGTGAGATTTCAGAAGGTGACTGAAGTAGTCTAGTTGATTGGAGCATGTAGGACATGCCCGAATCTCTGCTCATAGGAAATATTTGCTAAACATGAAACTATGCAtaaattgaagcattttttgCTGTTGTTGTAACACAGTGATAATAAAACAACAAcaggcaacttttttttataacaacagACAACTTTTTTCAACTGATAATCTCAAACTAtctacaatttttctttaataacataaataagaaaaatatttttattaattgaaaacttaCTTCACTAAAATGGCCAACACGTGGTATATGATTCTTGCGAGATTTTCCTAAATATGCTCCAGAGCTTGAAATGACAACAGCAGTATTCCATATTGTATCTCCATAAGTTTCATCTCTTTCAAGAATATTAGATACAATAACCATATT contains:
- the LOC122273235 gene encoding beta-ureidopropionase-like, which translates into the protein MPFSFCTGERYPWCEFAENAESGPTTLLCAELAAKHNMVIVSNILERDETYGDTIWNTAVVISSSGAYLGKSRKNHIPRVGHFSESTYYMESDLRHPVFETRF